AAGGGAAGTCCCTCCTGCCATAGTAACCCCCGTTTTCACACCAGAAAAACAAGCAGCAGAAAAAACGTTCCATTCACAAAAGGTATGGACTCCCAAAAAGGAGGAGAAGCCCAACATAAAGTCTCCTCAGATGATTAAAAATGTCCAGAGTAAAAATAAGCATGCTGAGGTTGAGAACCTAAAGTCTGCAGACAACTCGAAGAAAGACCCCCGGTTGAAGAAACGTCCCCTGGACAAGGCAGAAGATGACAAAGTGGACGAGcagaaggagaagaaaaaatttGGTGACAAACGAGACGAGTTGACACGGGTGCCCGAGCTGCCAAAAGCCTACAGAGGAAGGCTGCAGAACGGCCTGGGGAACAAGCGTGAAAGCAGCGTGTCTGCGGAGAAGATCGGTGGCAATGCCCGAACACACGCCAGGAAACGCACACACTCAAGGTCCAGATCCCGCTCTCCCTCCTCGCCAAAGAGGAAAGGCAGGAGGTCGTCACCCAAGAGCAGAACCAGGAGCACCTCCTTGTCCCCATCACGCAAGGCAGGTAAATCCAGGAGGGCCAAGGGCGATGAGCCACTGCACGGAAAGAATATGCGGGATGAGCGACCGGTGGCCAAGAAGGACCAGGCGGAGAGCAGGCGCTCCAAGACTCCGGTGGACGATCGTCCCTCCAAGACTCCGGCGGACGATCGCAATTCCAAGACTTCGGCGGATGAACGGCGGTCCAAGATTCCGGGGGACGACCGGCGGTCCAAGACTCCAGCGGACGACCGGCGGTCCAAGACCCTGGGGGACGACCGACGCTCAAAGACTCCTGCGGACGACCGGCGGTCCAAGTCCAGAGACTCACCACGGAACCAGGACGGAGGCAGCAAACAGGCCAAAGATGCTCCTTCACGCTGGCGGAGTGGctgggatgaaaacaaaaagtgagtcgTTCATATATTTTAATGTTTCGTGTTCATTTCGATCGTGGTCAGCTCTTCTGTTAAGTACCGGACATTTGACACACCCCTCCCAACTGTACTTTTTCCTAACAAAACTGTATGTCTTAGCACTTCCAGTCTTAAGCCAGGAGACTCTCATGACAAGCTTGGACCACAGAGGCATAAAACCTACAGCACTCCAACACGGCCCACCACCCCCCGTACCCCGAAACATCGTCTCAGCGTGGATGCCAACCTTCAGATACCCGAAGTCCTCAACACCGCAACTAAGAAAGACCTGCTCAGAATGGTATGTCTGCTTAACAAATATGAACTCTTTCGACTTCTGAGAACTTTAATATCTGATTTTGACGGCATTGGCTGGAATTTTGATATCTGCAGGCAAGCAAGAGCCTGGAGAGCGGTGAAATTACGCAGGAGGACTTCCTGAACATGGCTCACAAGATCAAGAACTTCTTCCAGTATCAGGAGGAGAAGCAACAGCATCCAGAAAGTTGGGACCCTGCCGCCAACTTTTCTGGCAAGAAGACATTGATGGCCACGCCTCCCGAGTCCTTGGACCAGGCTCAGTTGACGTACTTTGAGCACAAGTCCAAGCTAAAGAAGACACAGGTAGCTCATCGCTCCACCGGGGAAGGCTGGGACGGTCTCGAGGAATGCGAAGGGCCAGGCCGGGCACCGCGGGATTTGGGTGAGGCAACGACCAATCGGCCAGCAGCCAGAATATTATTTTGCACGTGTCACTCTAAAGTTGTTTGTCCATTAACAGACGAGAGGAGAAGCTTAGAGCGCGAAGAATCCCGACCTCCGTTGACCCCAATGATAGAGGAGTACAACCACGGCAAAGAGTTCCCCGCCCTTAAATCTCTGCCAGGCCTTCGATTCAGGAGGAGGGCTGACCCCAGAGAGTCCAGTGAGTGTACACCATACTTTGATCACATTGTGCTGGACTGAAGTTCCATCATTCCAGTTGGAATAGTCAAAATGGAAGGCAAAGAAGCACAGTTGATGAGTTAATGTAACTCATCTCTAATTCATTTTGTTAATTTCCAGGTGAAAGAGAGTGGAACTCGCCCTTGACTGAGCGTCAATGCGAGGAGCACAAGAGCGGCTACGACGCTCCGCGGCGGTATGTCCCGTCAGCAGAGTCTAGGCACCCCGACCCTCGGCATCTGGACGGACCCCCCCACCCCGGCGctctggttcccaggaactgtcCGAGCCCATCTGCTCTGGAAACTCCACtccccatgtttgagcgtgaacGCCTGTCGCCGCTTCATCAGAAGGACATGGCCGACATGAGCCCCGCTCCGCGCTTTGAGAGTCCAAACAGCGAACACTCTGATGACGGGCCGCTCCCTTCTGAAGTTCCCCTCGCCCCTCAATCGATCCTCCAGGGTCCTGTGCTTGGTGCACTGTTGTCTAATATTCATCAGTTGAGTAATTCCCCTGGACACACCCCTCCCCATGAAGGAGGCCCCCCACCTCCCCGGTTTGATGCTCCCGGACACATGGGCCCATCAAGAGCCCCCCCACCAGGCTGGTACAATGAGCCGTCCCACTTTGAGGGTCCTCACCAAGGCATGCCCCATCATCACAACATGCCAGAGAGGTTTAATGGCCCACACGTACCACAGGGATCATTGATGAACACGGACAATATGGGCCGCTTTGACGGTCCTTTGGGCCCCACAAGGTTTGACGGACCAGGACCTGGAAACTTTGAGAATCCAGTCCAGTGCTTTGACAACAACCTGGGGCCCGGTCCTGTACCAATGGCCTTCCAGTCGCAGCAGCAGCGACCAATCCCCTTTGAAAACCCCGGAATGCATCTGGAAGGTTCTGCTGGTCCAATGTGTTTTGAGGGACCCGGCCAGCCGGGACCCCGCTTTGACATGCCTCTCTTTGAGGGCCAGCAGGTTCCCCCCAGGTTTGCACCTCAAATCAACATCCCCATGCGTCCCATGCCCCCTCCCATGTACGACAACAACCTCCAGCCCGCGCAAAACTTTGCAATGGCCCCGCAAGCGTTCCCGGAGCCCATCAACCCTCAATTCCACCCTGCACCGATGGGTTTCCCCACGCAGCCCGCGGCTAACTTCAACATGCTGCCTGGGCCTCCGTTCAGCCAGCCGGGCTCCGCCCCATTCTTCAACCCCGCTGTTGCTTCGGGTAACATGCAGCAGCCGGTGAGTGCGACTCAGTCTGATTTCGGTGGGACAATTTGAACTGCAAAAGAAATTGACGATCCTTGCTTGTTGGTTCTCTCAGGTGAACGTGTTGAACATGAACCAGCCTTTCTTGCCTCAGAACGCAGCGCCTTTTGCACAGCCAGGTGAGATCACCCTGTTTTTCCACATGTGTTGTATTGAGATGCGAAGAAGTCAAATACACAGTGCATCTGACATGTCTTTGTTCCCCCAGCAGCTCCCCAATTGCCCCCTGCAGAGAACCACTTTGGTCAAGTCGACGTCAACGACTTGCTTTCTAAACTCATCTCCACCGGCATCATCAAAGGGTCACAGCCCGACCCGACGGCCTCCACCACCGGTTAGTGGATCTTTGTCACATTTTGACCACTGCTATACCAGGAAGGTCTGTCATTTTGTTAATATTGAGTTTGTCTTTTGTTCCCGCACAGCAGAGTTATCTTCAGCAGCACCAGAGGCACCTCAtgtagaggaggaagaagaggaggaggtcgaGGATGATTTCCCCGACCTCACCGGCTTCAAGCTCGACGACATGAAACAGTGAGTTTTGTGACAATTGTTCTTCGACAAGTTCTTATGTGTTCCTGAGAACTCCTTagctacagcttttttttttttttttttttttttttggtacaatATCTAGCAGTCTTTCAGTAGGTTAACTCACTGACGCTTTTCATTGTCAGACGTTATGAGAGCGTGGTGACCAAGCTGTACTCGGGAAACCAGTGCTGCCTGTGCAGCATGAGGTTCACCGTTGCGCAGACCGACCTGTACGCCGACCACCTGGACTGGCACTTCAGGCAGAACCATGCCGGCAAGGTGGCTGGCAAAAAGATCACGCACCGCCGCTGGTATTATGGCCTCAGGGTAAGAAAtcagatgcattttttttttccttcagcttTCAATGGGAAAGCGCGACGTGCTCATTGTGTCATGTTCTCTTCTTTTTTGCCAGGACTGGGTCGAGTTTGAGGAGATCGCCGACTTGGAGGAACGGGCCAAGAGCCTGTTCTTTGAGAAGGAGAACGAGGAGGAGGTTCAGAAGAACCAGGCGGCGGCCAAAGAGAAGGAGTTCCAGAGCGTCAAGGCGGCCAAAGACCAAGTCGCAGAGGTGGGTTCCCCCTTCTTACATTACCCCAATTTGTATGCAAATTTGTCACTGCTGTGGTAAAAACATCTGTAAACATCTTGACCAAACTAGTTGTGCGAGATCTGCCAGGAGCCTTTTGAAACATACtgggtggaggaagaggaggactgGTTCCTCAAAAACGCCATCAGGGTTGATGATAAGGTGTGTGACTTTTTGGAGTGGATGTTTCATTTTTTGATCATCTTTTAACTACCTGCTGACTCATCACTTTCTGCCAACGTTTCTCTCAACACAGAACTTCCATCCTTCCTGCTTCGAGGATTATAAAAATGTGAGTATCAGGGATGACgtcaccccaaaaaaatgagtttggcgTTGTCTTACCGCCTCTGTCTTCCCCCTCAGACATCTTCGTACATGGACATGACGCCGTCGCCCAACAAGGTGCTGAGCGAACACCCGCTCGGCAGCTTTATAAAGGCTGAGGAAGACGAGGTTCCTCAGTCATGCGCCGTCGCCGCCTCGATCAAGCAGGAAGCTGATTCCGAGGAGGACGAAGGAGAGCGCGATGTGAAGACAGAGGAAAAAGAGGAGCCTCTTTTAACTGACGTGCAATCAGAAGAGAAAAGACTGTGAGTAGCTTATGGGCTGcgctttttctttgttttgaagGAAAAAGTTTTTGGTTGGTCGGCGATTAACTTGAATACATTTTGGTATTTGTGCCGAGTACGTCACACTGTTGCTTTGaaatgtttccttttcgggctcaaTGTGTAAATGGTTTAATTTATACATTAAAGTATTTTTGGAATCTCTGGCGTACCAGTGATTTGAATGGAACTGGTGTCACCTTGTTCCTATAACTCCTCATTTGGATGATTTGATGACGGGCAGTTGCAGGGGTTGAGTTGTTTGTGGCCGCGATGAAGGTAAGCGTCAATCTTATTGATCCATGGAAGAGCACCTGATCAAAACAAACTTGCGGGGaacttactgttttttttttgtgacgttTTTGGGTGTAGTTTCAATAAAGGTTCAGaaactttttttgtgtgattGCTCTTTGGTTTAATTGTTCTGCtttaaagttaaaaataaagtTAATCTGAATTTAAGTGGTTTTGTCTCATCATTATGCAAGCATACTCAAATTGACACTTGGTCGTATGGGGTGAAAAAATACTAATTAAGTGCAACTCTGTGCCTtgtttaagaaaataaaatttacTGATCAAAATCAGTTCTTAGTTTTACTTCAAAACGACTTATGAAGATAATCTTTTCTATGATAAAGCAAATGAGTTAACTCGTGTTTCACGTCTTGACATGTACATGTTTACTtgacaataaaaatagaaatcatCAGAATTAAAAGCACTTTCTCCGGCCAGCACAAAGAACGCGTCACCTCCACAGCCGGTAAACCCCCAGAGCGATGGCCAGGCATGAAAACACAGTTGCTATGGAAACACAAAACAGGggtttatcatcatcatcataatttaTACAGGCTTTCAAATAAGACAGAGTCCCATCGAGAATTGGTACCTGCGAGGTAGCGAATGGTCTCCAGTTTGAGTGACTCCAAGACCGTTTTAAGCGAAGCCACCCGCAGGTCCATCTTCTTGCTGGTCTCCATGTTGTCATGTTCTAGCTCGGTTCTCTAAAGCACACGTCAACATACAACAGGCATGTCAAACATGCTTGCCACATTGGCTGATGAAAGAAGTTTTAATTTGCTTTTACCTTTTGGTGGAACTCTGTGTTGGTCTCCATCAGTTTTCTTTCCTGCTCTGTGAACTGATACGGCACAGGGAGTTCAGTTTAGTTAAGTACACGCACACTCGGATCCTCACCATGTCAGAAACGCGGCTTCTCTCCAGGTTGATATCCAATTTGGTCTCTGCTCGGACTTTTTCACTCTCCTCCTGAAATCAGATAGTTTACTCACTCACAGACAAACATGTCAACCATAATCTCACCTTTAGTCGGTTCTGCAGCTGCTCCAGTTCTCTCTTCATCTTCTGCAAGGAAAAAAAGAGAGCGTTTTACGCAAAATCCACCAAACATCTCGTGGAATCCATCTGCTCCTTTGTCATACTATGTTCTCAGAGCGCAGGTTAGCAAAGTCGCTCTTCTCCAGAATCACCATGTCCTTCCTGATCGCGTCCAGGTGGGCCATGATCTGCTGCATTGCGATTTCCTGCAACGAGAGAGATTTATTTTCTCAACTGTCAGCCGCAGAGCTACCAGGAGAGTAATTGTGAGACCTTGTCAACAACCGAGTTCCCCTTTCCCCACCTGATGCGACTTGGTCACCATGTCTTTGTAGACAATGTCCATGTTGGCCGTCGCTAACGTCACCAGGGCGGAGACGATCAGCTCGGCCTGGCGTTTCTCCAAACCTGGAGTGTGATGACAACCATAGAACAAGAAATGAGACTGGCATTGATCAATTCCAATAACATCTTTCCATTTTCCACAATGACAAAGTCGTTAAGTAGTTCCCTCACCACTACTCGCCAGCTCCATCACCATGGCGTGGGAGTCGAACGTAAGCTTTCGCTGCTCCAGAGGAGTTAATTCAACCTTTCTCACGTCAAAAGTCTCCACCGGGGTGCCAACATGGAGATCTGCCGCACAAATACGAATATCAGTGGCTGGAGAGAGGGCCAAGGACCTCCACCTTTGGAGCCGCCCCAGCGCCCAGCGCCGCAACAATATATTCATCCGGCTATCGTTTTGACAGTCAAAATGATATGAAAATAGAAGTATTGAAATTAAAAGCGACACTTTCTTGTTTGATGTCAAAGTGATATGAAAATAGAAGTATTCAAATGAAAAGCGACACTTCCTTGTTTGATGACAACCCGGATGTACAAATGTACAGTACGCTTGCTGTCAATAAAGTTCTGAATTCAAACACAACACGAGCGGTCATGGTGGCCACCGCGGTGGACAGGGGGAACTGGTTTCCAGCGTTAGCTCTGGGGGTTTCCCTCTTCAAAGCTCTGTTTATCAACGCCTAGTGAGTCGAAATATTTATTGACGAagacattttgtgtttttttagtCTATTTGATCCATACGATGGTTTAAAACTGCTCCTATAACATCCGCCTAACAGACTGACTGCCTCAAGATTATTAACACCTATTGGCTGTATGATTTTGTTTTCTTATATTATAATTTTATGTTCAGTGTACACTGCACAATAGATTTTTTTATGATCAAATACTGACACATACAGAGTATGCTGATTCAAACTTAACCTCGTTTTCAAATGTGTGCTACGTAGCTTCAGTCACAAGATGTCGCTGTTTCACCTTTTGAATCTAGGTTAGAATGTGTACGTAAGTCGGAACACGTCGTACAGCTTCACTAGCTTAGGTTTTACTATTTTATTCGGGCTTTAATTGCATGACCactgtgtttgatttttttctgactgtttatttgtgtgtgcaGTCATTCCACAGACTTTGAGGTGCACAGGAACTGGTTGGCCATCACACACAGCTTGCCAGTGTCCAGGTGGTACCATGAGGTGCGTTTAAATCAATTTTCTGTCCTTTTAAATGTTGGTCCAGGGGCTTAATTTGTACTCTTTCTTTCAGAATACATCAGAGTGGACGCTGGACTACCCACCGCTTTTCGCCTGGTTTGAGTTCGGCCTTTCCCATGTCGCTCGGCACTTTGACAACAAGATGTTGTCAGTGGAAAACCTAAACTACGCCAGTCCGGCTACCGTCCTCTTCCAGAGACTCTCGGTCATCTTCACAGATCTGCTTTTTATCTACGCCGCCAGAGAGTGAGTGCGGCTACCATCACCACTCGTGTAAATCTGTGTAACAATTTGTGCAATGTGTGTAGATGCTGCAGGTGCGTTCGTGATCGGAAAGGAACACGGGACATCTTTAATCAGCCGTCTTTTGTCCTGGCTGTGCTGCTGCTCTGGAACTTTGGCCTTCTCATTGTTGACCGTATCCTTAGCCCGGATTGCTGGTGGAGAATACCACAGCCTTGAAGTTGACATTAATTCTCAAAAGAAAAACGGGCGGCAGTAAGTCTGTCCAGACCTCAGGGGGTGAAACAAGGTGAGAGACTGATTCCACATGAGTTGTGGAAGTTACTCCTGTTTCCTTAAGGGCCTTCCTCAGACATTCATTTTCAGTACAATGGCTTCCTCTTTGGTTTTCTGCTCCTGTCCATCGCCAAACACCTGCAGGTAAAGACTCAAACGATTTCCGGCTCTGTTGAGTCCACGCGTTGTACCTCGTCTTTCTGTCTTCAACAGTCTCAGCACCTGCAGGGGGCGCTGCTTTTTGCCATCCTCCTCAACCTGAAGCACATCTACCTGTACGTGGCTCCAGCCTACGGCATCTTCCTGCTGAGGAGCTACTGCTTTACACACGGTGACCATGACACAAAGGCTTGAAACATTCAATCCAAAATGTGCTGAACAACCGccattgtttgtgtttttgtctgAAGATGGCTCCATAAGATGGCGGAGCTTCAGCCCGCTTCGCCTACTCGCTCTCGGCAGCATTGTGGTTTCTGTGTGTGCGCTTTCCTTTGGCCCGTTTATTACTATGGTGAGTGGACCTTAATAAGGACACAAAAATAGATGGCCAAATTTAAGAATCACTGTTTTTTGTGCCCATTGCAGGGTCAGCTTCCTCAGGTACTGTCCCGCCTCTTCCCCTTCAAACGAGGACTCTGTCACGCCTACTGGGCTCCAAATGTGTGGGCCCTCTACAACATTCTAGATAAAAGCCTAGCCACGCTGGGTAAGAATAAAAATGCAGCGCGTTCTTGTTTTCTGTTGCACTGGTTTACTGCGAATCCACAATGAAGATTTTAAAATGATAAACATTGTTGACAGGAGTTCGTTTGAAGCTTCTGAAAGAGACGACACTCCCTCAGGCCTCCATGACGGGCGGGTTGGTTCAAGAATTCCAACACTCTGTTCTTCCCTCTGTCACTCCGTCTGTCACACTCATCTGCACTCTGCTGTCCATCCTGGTTtgtgctattattattattgttattgcccACAGAAATAACAATCATGGTTTCAAATTACTGGCTCTACCTGACGCCTTTGTGCATTTGCCTGAAACTCTATTTAGCCGGCATTGGCGTCCATCTGGTGCCGTCCTCGCGGCGCTCGTGGGTTTTTACGCTGCCTGCTGCTGTGCGCGCTCGCCTCCTTTGCCTTCGGCTGGCACGTCCACGAGAAAGCCATCCTCATCGCCATCCTGCCTCTCAGGTCTGGGATTGACTCCTTGTTTTTGTCTATGCTGAATACTAGTTTGTCATTTTGaaattttctttactttttcTCCTTTGACATAGTCTGCTGGCAGTCGAGAGCAGAGAGGACGCTGGGACCTTCTTGCTTCTCAGCACAGCGGGTCATTACTCGCTCTTTCCCTTGCTCTTCACCCCGGCAGGTACAGTGCGAGACAAAATTAAGTACAAGTATTAAGTATGCTGTGCTTTTATGAAATGGAGTGCTATGGACattttttgttgctgttttggGAGGCCGAGGACAAATTAATAGcatttgtattcatttcaatggCAAAGGATGATTTGAGGTTTTGAACTAGTTAAAGTTTTCGGTCAAGGCACGACTTTATTTTGATATCAACCCTCTCTGTAATAATTGTATCACCTATGTTGCAACCATAAAGTGatacaaaaacatatttttttttattggcagaGCTGCTCATCAAATGTGCGCTGATGCTGATGTTCACCATCTTCTCTTTTGCTGCTCTGGGGAGACTCTACAGGTGCAAGAAACTCACCCCATTCCCTTTCCTCCATTCTTTTATATCAGTAACATCAACATGAGTTGATATTGTTAGTTATTATTAGCACAGAAATGCAGTACATCATGCACGAGGCTTTATGTAGGATATGTTGCTGTACTGTTGTCTCATTTCAGTGGGCATGGGTCCTTGCTTCACCCCCTGGAGGTGGTCTACCTCTCAGGTCTAGTTGTGGTGGCCGTCGCTTGCGAGCTCGTCTTTCCTTTGACGCCATGGCAACAGAAGCTGCCATTCCTCCCGCTGCTGGCCACGTCCGTGTACACCGCATTGGGCGTCTGCTACTCCTTCTTACGTCTCTACGTGACGCTGCTGCGACAGGACAGTGGAAAGTCCAAACAGCTATGAGACACTGAGTCGCGGGTTTCCATTCCTGCGCTGAAGTATGTCAGGTAACCAGCAGGAATGCAAGAACTGTTTACCTTCAagggatcaataaagtttctGTTTTGCATCTTGCACTGATTCTAACAAGTCAGATACAAAGTCAGTGCGTGTTTTTCGGTGATTTTAACCTGTTAAACTGTTAGTTACTAGTTGAACAGTGACTTCTATCCAAACTAAAAAATGGGGGGTTCGCATTGGGGTTTCAAacttggtttagggtttcagGGCAGGGTTTCAAAAATGCCATTGTAGGTTTTCTTAATGACTAACTTTAGGGAGAAATTATAGAAGAAAGTATACGTACAGCGAGGCTTTTAAAAATTACATTGTATAGTAAGACTTTTAATTTGAAAGGCCTGTCACGCAGTGATTGGTCATATTTGCTGCCAATCACAATGTTGGAGATCTGATAGGTAGAGAGGCAGGCCATGATAATAAGCTCTCTGTCAAATGATTGATTGAACATGTTTTCTACTTCAtgaatatataatatttataatcTTGTTTATTGTATATTTTGGGGTAATAATATAATGTAATTGGACCGCCTTCCCCGATGTTTGCTGTGAGACGAATATAAAAGACCGGTAGTGCCATTACGTGATTGGTCAGTTTTTTCGTCGTCATAATTCTACAAGCTGTGATAGGTCGAGAGGCGGGGCTGAGGATATAGCCAGGAAGTGTGCAGCGTGATACTGCACTCTGACATGAGCCGGAGCTGTCGACATTAAACAAGGTAACCGGTTGTTGCTTTCAGTAATTCATTGTTAACTCTCCACAAGAAAGGATTCAACATTTATTACCTTCATAAATACAGGTTGTGATTTGAGTTCCAGTTCGTTGAAGTAGTACTTCAATTTTACGAAGTAAAAGCACGTAAGCAATCGGCAATTAATTATGCTAGTAGTTCGACGATGTTTGCTCTAGCAGCTGGCGATTAAACCTTCTTCCAGTTTACGATTACTGTACGCCAAATGCATAatacttaataataataataataattttcattGGATAACTTGAAACGTGATCGGCGGATGGCGGCCGAATTAGTTTGCACACACGTCAATTTGTACCTTTAAATTTCGACTCCCACTTTCCTCCCTTACTGTCAAATTGAACCTGACAGAAGTACTGACTTCTTCCTCTAGTCTTTTCTTCCTAATTATATTGTTTTCTACACTAATAATTAACCATTCATAAATTAGTCTGTAAAGACCATGGATTGCATCAGAATGAATGAAACATATTGCATTTGTGTAgttttataaattaaaaaaaacaacacttatCAAAATGTCAGTTCTCACTGTTTCTTTTCCCCACTTCCTTCCAGAGTTGAGTTACTTCTCATCAGTGATACCCTCGCACTCAAAGATGGTGGACTCTCAGTACTTCCTACCAAATGACATCGGCATCTCTGCTCTCGACTGTGCCGAGGCTTTTCGCTTGCTCTCCCCGCAAGAGAAGATGTATGCCCACTACCTGTCACGCGCTTCTTGGTACGTCATTGACTTCGCCGTCCTCTCGGGCCGGGGGGAGCAGCTCATGTATTGATTACGTGCGTCGTTGCGGGGACCAAGCCCTGATGAGAACAGCGAGAGGTTAATGGGGGCAGATTGGGAATTGTGATTAGGTGTGTTTAAGGTGTGCAATAAATCAAATTCATTTAAATGTCAAATAAATCAACCAATGCTTGTGTCTTAGGTATGGAGGCCTTGCTGTGCTCCTGCAAACATCCCCGGAGTCGCCTGTCATCTTCGTCCTTCTGCAGAAGATCTTTCGAAAGCAGTCACCTGCGCAGCTGCAAGCTGTAGCAACAGCGGCTGGACTGACCTCGGAGGAGTACCAGGTATGTCCTCGTTtgggttttttaattttttattaccATGGTTTCTATTCACACATTCGTTGTGCATCAAGTATACTTTTTGTGTCCTGTTTGTTTTCAGGCCTTCTTGGTGTATGCAGCAGGTCTCTACGCCAACATGGGAAACTACAAGTCTTTTGGAGATTCCAAGTTTGTCCCTAATTTGCCAAAGGTACAAATATTTTGGATCTGTTATAGATCCACATAAAACTGCTGCTACAAATGTCTCCTTCACTCTACCTGTTATGCTTGGCcactgcttttatttatttttgttgttttttaccaAATCTTAATTTCAATCAGGAAAAGATGGACGCTCTAGTGAGGGCCAGCAAGGCTTTTCGTGATGACCCTGCCGAGATTGGTGCTCTGTGGGACAGTTGCTCATGTCCCATCTATTCCCTGaaggacaaacaaaaacaactggGCCTTGGCGACAAGGTGGGCACTAGTCTTTAAAACGCAGACTCCGAGCAAAATGTTGGTGATCATACTGCAGCTCATGTCTTGTCACACTTCAGGGAATTACCACCTACTTCTCCGGGAACTGCTGTTTGGAAGATGCTGAGCTGGCCCAGAAGTTCCTTGACTCCAAGGTAAGCCTGACTCACAttgggatttaaagtgcactgcAGCTagcaaatatttgttttaaatgtaGTATCCTACCCAATTAATTAATTGGATACAAATTTGTAGATTAAACAATTCCACACATGGTATTGATTTTGTTGTCAGATACAACAAATATTACAGTGCTTTTTATAATGGAaacactttaaaaataaaacaagtggaTCTTTTCCCACCTCTGGTATAAACCAAGCTAATTTCCTTTTCTGTCCAATATGCTTACCTGTCACTTGTGTTCTTCAGAAACTGTCTGCTTACAACACCCGGCTGTTCAAAAGTCAAAATGGCGAGAAAACCTGCTACGAGGTTCGCTTAGCCTCCGCTGTGAAGAAAGGTTAGTCGTCAAACGGGATAACTCAAAGGTATATGCAGGAGATGGTATTAACGCACATGATTGCTGCACAGACTGCACGGTGGATGGAGAATGTGAATCCTGCTGCGGGTGCTTTGACTTTGAGGGCAAAGAGTTCTCAGTGAAAAGGGGGGACTACGCCCCTCTTATGG
The nucleotide sequence above comes from Syngnathus scovelli strain Florida chromosome 15, RoL_Ssco_1.2, whole genome shotgun sequence. Encoded proteins:
- the pcf11 gene encoding pre-mRNA cleavage complex 2 protein Pcf11 isoform X5 codes for the protein MNCLLLNAYAHDEVGVAIPRSKMDDGAAREVACREYQSSLEDLTFNSKPHINMLTILAEENVNFAKDIVAIIEAQISKAPAAEKLPVLYLVDSIVKNVGGEYVAVFAKNLITSFICVFEKVDENTRKSLFKLRSTWDEVFPLKKLYALDVRVNSVDPAWPIKPLPPTVNASIHVNPKFLKQSEETPPRPTPTQPPPPVIQPSLTQEQRIRQQLLAKQKQLLELQQKKIELELEQTKAQLVGGFSILPSSPLAASPKPVGQPTPVVRPLIAPQPPSDPKLPTRDPRLNRTGPPIVSRSKEQPAGKREVPPAIVTPVFTPEKQAAEKTFHSQKVWTPKKEEKPNIKSPQMIKNVQSKNKHAEVENLKSADNSKKDPRLKKRPLDKAEDDKVDEQKEKKKFGDKRDELTRVPELPKAYRGRLQNGLGNKRESSVSAEKIGGNARTHARKRTHSRSRSRSPSSPKRKGRRSSPKSRTRSTSLSPSRKAGKSRRAKGDEPLHGKNMRDERPVAKKDQAESRRSKTPVDDRPSKTPADDRNSKTSADERRSKIPGDDRRSKTPADDRRSKTLGDDRRSKTPADDRRSKSRDSPRNQDGGSKQAKDAPSRWRSGWDENKNTSSLKPGDSHDKLGPQRHKTYSTPTRPTTPRTPKHRLSVDANLQIPEVLNTATKKDLLRMASKSLESGEITQEDFLNMAHKIKNFFQYQEEKQQHPESWDPAANFSGKKTLMATPPESLDQAQLTYFEHKSKLKKTQVAHRSTGEGWDGLEECEGPGRAPRDLDERRSLEREESRPPLTPMIEEYNHGKEFPALKSLPGLRFRRRADPRESSEREWNSPLTERQCEEHKSGYDAPRRYVPSAESRHPDPRHLDGPPHPGALVPRNCPSPSALETPLPMFERERLSPLHQKDMADMSPAPRFESPNSEHSDDGPLPSEVPLAPQSILQGPVLGALLSNIHQLSNSPGHTPPHEGGPPPPRFDAPGHMGPSRAPPPGWYNEPSHFEGPHQGMPHHHNMPERFNGPHVPQGSLMNTDNMGRFDGPLGPTRFDGPGPGNFENPVQCFDNNLGPGPVPMAFQSQQQRPIPFENPGMHLEGSAGPMCFEGPGQPGPRFDMPLFEGQQVPPRFAPQINIPMRPMPPPMYDNNLQPAQNFAMAPQAFPEPINPQFHPAPMGFPTQPAANFNMLPGPPFSQPGSAPFFNPAVASGNMQQPVNVLNMNQPFLPQNAAPFAQPAAPQLPPAENHFGQVDVNDLLSKLISTGIIKGSQPDPTASTTAELSSAAPEAPHVEEEEEEEVEDDFPDLTGFKLDDMKQRYESVVTKLYSGNQCCLCSMRFTVAQTDLYADHLDWHFRQNHAGKVAGKKITHRRWYYGLRDWVEFEEIADLEERAKSLFFEKENEEEVQKNQAAAKEKEFQSVKAAKDQVAELCEICQEPFETYWVEEEEDWFLKNAIRVDDKNFHPSCFEDYKNTSSYMDMTPSPNKVLSEHPLGSFIKAEEDEVPQSCAVAASIKQEADSEEDEGERDVKTEEKEEPLLTDVQSEEKRL